A stretch of DNA from Nitrospirota bacterium:
GATTGCGATCGAAGGATCGCAGCTGGGGGGGGGAGAAAGGGGTCAGACCCCTATAAATTTGCTCCGCCGCTGCTCCGCGGGGCCGGTAGACCTTGTTGCGTAATGCGCAACATGCTATATCTTGCATGTGATCCAGTCATTCCGACACAAGGGGCTGAGGAAGTTCTTTGAGTCGGGGAGCGCGGCGGGTATCCAGCCGCACCACTCCAAGCGCCTGCGTATGCTTTTAGCAGCCCTGGACACGGCTCTGTCTATTGAGGACATGAGTGTTCCAGGATTCCGACTACATCCCTTGAAGGGATCGGAGCGCGGTCGATGGTCTGTGTGGGTAAATGGAAGCTGGCGCTTAACGTTTACATTCAAAGACGGACACGCCTACGTCTTGGATTATGAGGACTACCACTAAAATGGCTATGCACAATCCTCCCCATCCCGGCGAGTTCATCATCCAGGCCTATCTGGAACCCAACAATCTGAGCGGCCGCGAGCTGGCCGGGAAGCTTGGTGTGGCTGCGTCGACCCTGAATCGCATTCTTACTGGTACGAGCCGTATCAGCCCTGAAATGGCGCTACGCCTTTCCAAGGCGCTTGGCCGTACTCCAGAGAGTTGGCTTGCCATGCAGTACAACCACGATCTCTGGCGAGCCAGGCAGCATGTCAAGCTCGGCAAGGTCGGAAAAGTCAGGCTAACAGCGGCCTAACAGGCGCTTCACGATAGACATGGTAACTATGAAAGCGAAGAGTCTCGATAAGATGTTTCAGGATGGGAAAGACATTACACCTCATCTTGCCCTCTCGAAGGCCCGTCGCCCTGGGCATGAACAGAGACGCGTGAACGTCGATTTTCCCAATTGGATCATCGAGTCGCTGGATGCTCAGGCAAGCCGTCTTGGGGTAACGAGGCAATCGATTATCAAGATGTGGATTGCCGAGCGATTGAAGGAAGAAGTGAGGAAAGCCAGCTAACTACCGGCGGGAGAATTCTGACAAGCCTCAGAGGAGAACAAGATGAAAAAGTAGGGGCATTCTGATTTTCTTGAGGTCTGATTCGAGCGCCAGTCAGCAACAATTCAGAATGTCCCCGTTCCCGTACACGGGGCAAGGCCTGAAGATCAGCAAGATATTCGTCCGGAGAAAGCTGAGATGATGAGGTATCCACGGAGCCCGAAAGTCCTCCTCGGTGGCATTGCCCACTTGGGGCGGTTTATCGACAAGATTCGTCTGCGGCATGAGGGTCAGATTCAGGACTACAACTACATCACAGTTGGGTTCGACAAGTACCTGGTCGATTTTCTGCAAATCGATCCGAAGGCCTTTGAGCAGTTAGTATTGGCCGGTGGAACGGATGAAGAATTGCTGGCCTGGGTGAGGGGCAATAGTCGAAAACCGTCGGAGGAAGAAATCTCGCAATGGTCGCAGGGGCTTCTGTCCTCCGGTCCTAAAGATGACGCCGCGCGCCAGCGGTTTCAGGGTCGTCTGCAAGAAGTGGCGACAAAGCGTGGCGTGGCGGTCGGTTCCCTTCCTCCTGTCTCTACCTGGGCCGATGTGATCGAACTCGATGAAGGGCGATTATAGTTGGTCCTCCCTGTAGCATCGTACTTGCTTTGGTCAGGACGATGCCACGTTAACGGTCACACCTAATTCAGGGAGGATCAGTATGATCAGGACCGTAGCTTCATTGACGGCTGCCGCAGTGTTGTGCGCGTTTACGATCGCGTTGGCGCAAGAGCCTACTCCGGCTTCAGTGCCGGAGGCGACTACCTCGGCTTCTGTTCAGACTCCGGCTGTGGAAGGGGAGAAGAAGGGCGACAAGCATGAGATGAATGGCAAGCACGACGGGAAGGGCAAGGGGAAAGGCAAAGGGAAAGGGCACGGAAAAAAGCGCGGTTTGGAGCGGGCCGACGAAGCAGCCGGCGAACATGGAAAGCATGGTCGTGAGAAGGCTCGAGGCCATGGGAGGCACAAAGATCGGGAGAAGCACGGTAAAAAGGAGAAGCACGAAGACGGTGAGCAGAACGAACACGAGAAGAACTAATCGATAGCGTCATGCGGGCACATAGGCTCGTAGCAAGGCGGCCGGTCCATAGGGGCCGACCGCCTTCGTGCTTTAGCAGAATGCTGAAAAAGTCCGCCAGCATCGTTCTCGCATCGCTCAGAGGCTCAACGTACCGAAGCGTACGCCTCGCCTCTTCGCTCGCTGCGGCCTTGCTGGACGGCCTTTTTGAGCATCCTGCTGGCAAACAACTTTTCTGTCGTTCGCGAGTCTCGTGCAAATAGCGAGATACACCTGTATTCCGATTTTGATGGGTCTCTGTGTCAGAAAAGGCTATGAGCTGACCGCGCTCAGCGTCGATGCCGCGTGGTGAGGGGGCGTATGTATCGCCGGCTGTGGCAGGACTCCGACAAGCTCCGTGACTCGTTCACGGTCTCCCTGACTATACCGGAGAAACTCTACTCCGCAGTGGCCGTCTTTACACCAGCGAACCACCGATACCTCAACTGCCAGGGGGATTGGTTCGTGAGCAACGGCGATTTGCAGCGCGACATAGGCTCCTGCACTCAAGGCAATGTTGCTACGTATCTTGCAACCAGTGGGCGAGAGGTCGAGTAAGACCCCCTCTCCTGCACCGGTATCGCTCTGGATACTGGCAGGGTATCCGACTGGCACTCGCGGGCGACATCGTGGCTGCACGGCTACATTCTCCGGGATGAAATGGTACCTACCGTATCGGTAGAGCCACAGAAAACTTGATGAGCGGATGACAGACTGAGGAGCTGTGTCTGTGGCCGTAAGTTAATCGGCCCACCCATCACCGACTTGTGGAATTCCCGTCTGACGCACTGCCAGGCCCGCAATATTCTCGGCCGAAGGCGGAGGCGCCTGAAGAGCCTGTCGTATAAGTGCGACCAGGGCTTGCTGCTCGAACGGTTTGGGAAGAAATGGGAGGTCTCCCCGGCGTATTCCGTACCCCGCCAAATCGTGGTCGATATTGCCGGACATGAGGATCACTCGCAGGTCTTTTCGTATGTGGAGAGCTCTGACAGCCAGCTCATGGCCATGCACGTGGGGAAATTGATTGGAACTTGAGGCCAATTGAAAGCCCTGCGGAGGCAGAACAAGGTCTGTGAGCAGCAGATCTATAGGCCCCTCGTACTGCGTGCACAGTTTGAGAGCATCTGAACTGTCGTCGGTCACGAGGACTGTAAAGCCGGCCTGCTGAAGTATTGCTCTGCATAGCTTCGTGATGGACGGCTCATCATCGACCACCAGGATGGTGGGGGATGCGGATTGAGGGGCTGTGTCCTGCGGTCCTGGCATGGTGAAATTCCTTCACTGCAGCATAGTACTGGAGAGAGCCTCTGGCGAGAGAATAGACGATTTTGGCAGCATGGATCGGGGTGGGTGGAGGGGCGTCTGTTGGGCTGACAGGTTGCTCGAGGCAGAATCGAGCGATTACTCCTGAGTCGATCTGGTTTTGAGAGCCTCCAGCCGTTTCTTTTCAAGATTCACGTGCAATGATTTTTCCTGGGTCACGGTGACGGCCCCTGGCGCTTGGCCCTTCGCCTTTTTGACCCACTTGCGTCTCGTATAGATGATCTCGCCTTTGCCGCTTTTCTTCAAATCACTATAGAGCAGCGCCAGTGTAGCGGCGTCTCGTATCGTTTCGGGCGGCGGATCGCTTCCTTTTTCCAGACGCACCACGACGTGAGAGCCGGGCGTGCCGCGGGCATGCAACCAGAGATCGTCGCTCTTGGCAAGGCCGAACGTCAGCTCATCATTCTCCCGTGCGTTTCTTCCGACATAGATCGCCAGACCGTCTGATGACGTGAAGCGTCGGAACGGGCCTTGGCGTTGTTCCCGGGGTCCTTTCTCCCTGCCGGCCCGCGTGAGGTTTCGCTTGCGCATGATCGGGAGGGGCTTCTTAGGCGCCTGCCAGGTTCCCTGTTCGATCGCGGTCAATTCTGCCCGCAAGAGCTCCAGTTCTTTCTGCCCTGTTTCGATCCGTGGGAGCAGTTCACGCTCTGCCGCCAGGTGCTTCCGATGCTTTCGGAAATAATCATCCATGTTGCCCTGAGGAGTCTTGGCTTGATCGAGCGGAATCGTCAGGTTGGGAAGTTCTTCATCGAAATAATCAACCAGCGTCACGTTGGTCTGGCCTTTGCGGATGGTTCCGAGGTTTGACTTGATGAGTTCGCCGTAGCGCGCGTAGGGTTTGTATTGCTCTGCTTTTGCGAGGTCTTCGTGCCATGCCTCAATGCGGCGACGGAGCTTCTTGATGGATTTTCTCAGTACCGCAGCCCGTGTATTCCGCATCGTCTCGGCAACAGAGGCTGCCTCTACTTTGCGGTAATGGGCGTCGATGGCAGCCGATAGAGGAAATGGCAACTCCGGGATGTTCTGCGTGAATCGGACGCAGGTACTGTGGCGTGCCTCTCGTTGCTGGTGAGCGGGAGGAACGTAGAGCTGTCCTGCAGAACCTTTCAATCCGTTCAGGTCTCGCCAGATATGTCCTGCCTCATCGAGCACAAGGAGATTCGCTGTCTTCCCTGTCAGCTCCAGAAGCAATCTGTAGGGGCCCTCTTTGGTCGTCAGTGTCAGTTGAACGATCCGGTCCTCGTGAATCTGTTCAATCTGGTCGATGTGCGATCCTTGCAGGTGGGCGCGGAGAAACTGACAGAAAGGAGGGGGTGTCGGCGGATTCTGAAAGGTTGAGGTGGTGAAGTGCAGGCGGGCTGATTCGGAGTGGCACGAGATGAGCAACCGGTGCGTCCGTCCTGGTGCTCGAACCTCCAGTACGAACGCCCGATCGGTTGGCTGGTAAATCTTTTGTATCCAGCTTCCGACCAACACAGGAGCAATTTCACCGAGCACCTTCGAGATTTCTGTCGCGGTGAGTGCCATAAGGTGTCCCTGCCCTGCCGTAGCGTAGTCTGTGAAGAGCTCCACTCTACGATTCACGGCCAAAACACGCAAGCGGTGGCAGCAACTGCCGTGGCACCGCAATTGCTACATGATGCGGGTGATCCGGTCGGTTACACGTCTGCTACGCTTAGAGGGTGGCGAGGGTTTCAGCGTGAACAGAAGGAGGGCTCTATGCACTGTGCTAAATGTGACGGTCTCATGGTCGCCGACAACTTGATCGACATCAAGGAGAGCAGCATTCCAATGTGGATGAAAGGATGGCGATGTGTATCCTGCGGCAATATTGTCGATCCGCTTATCCAAAAACATCGAATGAACCAACAGGCGGAGGCTTCGCAAGTATCGGAGAAAGAAGCGGCTGCGCCCAGGCTCCGGCGCGTCGCATAACGCCGCATCTTCCCCTTCCTCACTTCCGGCGTACCATCTTGTTCGCCACGCTGTATGTATTGACCCGCCGCTCAATGGGGTTGATCAGGCTCTCATCTTGTCGATCTCCTGAATAACGGCAAATAACTCGACATGTTGCAGGTGCTGTGTGAGGCTCATTCCAGTGGGTACTTCTCTTGCTGACAGGCCTCTTCATGACGTTGGACTCTAAGGAAGAAAGCTTCGGTCGGGCCGTGGCCAGAGCCGCTTGCCGGCATGGTTGGGTGCGTGTGATCACCCTCAGCCTGGCTGTGGTTTGGACCCTGATGCTACAGGGTTGCCTTGCTGGAGTCTGGGTGGCAGTGGTGGCAGTGGATACCATGAGGAACAGCAACGTGCCGGTTGAGCCGTTCGAGCGATCCGGAGTGGGACAGGTAGCGGTGAATTCGAGAAACAACAATGTGGTATTTGGGCAGTTTGAGAAATCTTGGGTGGCACAACAGGGTCCATCCGGCGATGCGACCTACAATTCGAAGGTGACGAGTGTCGCAGTTCTTCCGGTTGAGGGCGACTCTGACATGGGTGCGCGGCTTGCGACTCTCTTGCAACAGGAAACCGCATTGCGCGTCGAGTCGCCGGTGACCGTCTCTGCTGGAGTCGCTGCAGCCGATCTCCGTTCGGGAAACACCGATGAGGCAAATCGCAGTGCCCTTGCCAAAGAGGTCACGCGGGACCTGGGTGTCGATACGATCCTCGTCAGCCGCGTAACCGAGTCGCCTTCTCATCCGAGCGACTGGGGGTGGAGGGCGGAGGGAACGCGACGGTTGTATCTGTACCTCGTGAATCGTGAAGGCCAGTTGCTCTGGAAGGATGAACTGCCCTTCACGCTGGTCAACGGTCCCCACCCCCCTCTGGACATATCCGTACAGACCAATCTAACCAGTCACGTCATGCAGCATGTGAAGGCGCTGCGTTTAGATGATCTCGGCTACCTACCGAACAAGGAGCAACGGAGAAAGTTCAAACTGCCATCTGAGACAGTGAGGTCTATCGAATGACATTCGTTGAGGGCCCACCACGCGATGTGACAGGTCAAAGCACTGCATCCTAGCCCTTCTTGCGCTGCTCCCTCCCCTCCGGTACAGTCTGACTTCTTTAATTTGGAGTGTGCATATCTATGCCGTTACTCGATGTGCCTTTGCTGGCCCGGCTTCAGGAAGAGTTCCGCCTGTCGATGAGGCGGCTTCTGGACGACCTCTGCCTGGATTTGGAAAGCCAATATGCGGGTGTCGCGAAATCGCTAGCCTTGCCTGTGGCGTACTTCCGGTTTCTCCGGCAATTCCTCGAACGGGATTCCTATGCCCACTGGAAAGTGGTTGGCTGGATCGAAGCCCTGAATGACTTGGTCTACTTCATCGATCTGCTGCAACAGATTCGCGAGGAGCGGAGTCCTCGTGAGTTTTCGGCACAGTTGTTTGCCGAGTGCCAGGAGAAGTTTTTCGAAAACAGTTATCTGGATGATCTGTTTCCGCGTGGAATGTCACAGGCTTCGGGACTCGAGCGGCGACTGCATGTACTCTGTACCCGCCTTGCTCAGGAAATCACGCAGGAGTCGCTCGGTCTCGTGCCGGGGCTTCCGATGCGCTGGTGTTCCTCTCACAAGATTCCGTCATGGGCTGTAGAGGTACATCTCGGCCACAACGTCGAGCGGGCAGATATGTCGGGAACGATCGCCATGGGGCTAGAGGGCGATGCCTACGAGGCTCCTCCATCGGTGAAATGGGCTCTCAAGCAATCGTCCGGTCAGGCCGCTATTCTCGTCCAACCGTGGGAGCTCTTTCTGAAGGTCGGACTGCTGGTGACTCCTCTATGCAGGATGAAACAGGGTCGGCTGACATGGAACTGGGCGCATCTGGCGCCGGCTGTAGCAGCGGATACTTCATCTGGAGCTGTCACCGTCGGGCCTTCACTTGTTTATGGGAAAGACCGCCAACCTCGTACAGTCGCCGTTACCTCAACTGATCAGGTCGCGCGAATCAGGCGGGCCTGGACGGTCATACAACAGGTCTGGCCCGAAGGGCAGGAGGTGCTTGCACTCTTGACCGCACGGATTATTCCACTCAAGGCCAAGGGCGTCGTCAGTTTCAGCTACCGCCATAGGCCGGGACTATCCTTTATCAACTGCTTTGAGCGGGACAATCTCGATTTGATCGACGATTTGATCCACGAGAATAGCCATCACCATCTCAATCTCTTGTTGCGGAAACAGATTCTCTTTCATGGAGATCGCAACCAGCAGATCTTCTATTCCCCCTGGCGTCGTAGCTTGCGTCCACTCAGAGGTATTCTCCATGCGGCCTTTACGTTTTCGATGGGAGCCCTGCTCTTCGAGCGGCTATCGACGTGGGCATCCGGGCCTGGTGGTCTGGCTCGGTGGACGAGAGCAGGTCTAACCTTGCGCGATTTGCAGCGGGCCCGTTTTCGATGCCTCGAGGAGGTGGAATCCGTCCGCTATTCAATCAGCGATTTGGAACACGCCGGTTGGCATCTCAAGTGGCTCACCGGCTCAGGCCGACGATTGGTCAAGCAATTGGCGGAATCGATCGAGCAAGTTGAGCACGACATCGCTCCCCACAAAAAGAAAGTCCTCGCCTCCACGTTCGGCCCAGCCTTTCGCCGTCATGTGGAAGAACTGCAGAAAGCCCGCCGGACATACGGACCGGTGCATCTAGGGAAAGTATGAGAGTAGTGCTACGCCTCACCATTTACGAATTGCCGCTTCCCCTCCTAACGTAGGATACCGCTCCCGATGCGTACCTCGGTACAATCCTCCGATGCGGAGGTTGTGATGGCATCCTCTCATTATTCTCGGACCTATCATCGGTTCCCGCTCCGTTATCCCGTCATTTTCGGCGGGGCTCCGTTTGTCGGCGAAGGGATCCTGAACAACCTGTCGTTGATGGGCTGCTCCATCCGATGCGATAGAGAGGTCCTCTGCGGCAGCGAAGTGCGAGTAAGTGTCCTGCTCCCCAATCAGAAACCGACGCTGTCAATTGAGCTCGGCACAATCAAATGGGTCCAGGGCAACGAATTCGGGGTGGAGTTTCTTCGCTTGCCCTTCGAGGCGCGGCAACGTCTCAATAGCGCTCTGCGAATCGAACTGATCCATCTACTAAAGGCCCGTTCTGACAGAAGCGAAGTGCCGGAATTGCTCAATCGCATAGGCTAGGCAAGGTGGAATTGTCCACTGTAGTACGGATGTTCAGTGGGCTGAAAAACCCTGGTTCCTTCGTTGTCTTTCGGCGTGCCGAACTGCTCCGCCATAGCAGCGGGCACGAACATCAGTGCCATGGCAAGTCCCCCCGCTTGGTGGAGAGTCTACTGCCGCTCTGTCCCCCAACGGCGATGGAGAAATCGTTCAATGGGAGCGAAGAGCGTTTTATCCACTGCCAACCCGATGATGACGATGACCAGCATGACGCCGATCACTTGATCCATGGCACTCAGTTCTCGGCCATAGTGAAGGAGGTGGCCGAGGCCAAAGCCGGTCAGAATTGTGACGAAAATCTCAGCCGCCATGAGGGAGCGCCAGGCAAAAGCCCAGCCCTGTTTCATGCCGCTCAAGAGAAATGGAAGTGCTGCCGGCAAGACGACGTGTGTCCAGGTGTGCAGTCCGGTCGACCCCATACTTCGGGCTGCACGCGTATAGATGGGTGGGATGGTCCGCACGCCGTTGTCGGTCGCAATGATCAGCGACCAGAGGGTTCCCATCACGACGACGAACAGCAAGGAGGCTTCTGTTTGACCGAACCAGAGCAGGGCCAGCGGTACCCAACAGACGCTGGGGAGAGTTTGTAGTCCTAATGCGAGGACGCCGATCGTGTCCTGGCACCAGCGGGATGATGCGGTGAGCAGTCCCAGTGGAAGTCCGGCGAGGATTCCCAATCCATAGCCGATGAGGAGCCGTTGAACCGTGACCCATGTGGCCTCCAAAAGCGTGCCGTCTTCAGCTGCGGATCGGAGATACCCGAAGACGCTGAGGGGCGAGGGCAGCAGGAGGGGAGACCATATGTGTGCCTCCACGGCCAGATACCATGCCACCACGAGCAGCAAGAAAAACAGAGATGCCGCCAGCCAACGCGCGATCATCCTGCCACTTCCGTCTGGACGTACCCTTTTAAGATGCGGGTGATTTCCGTCGAGTAGCGCGCCAGGTCTACACTGTTGATGTCGCGTGGCCGCGGAAGGGGAATGGCGAACTCCTCGCGAATCCGTCCAGGGTTCGGCGAAAACAAAATGACGCGGTCGCCTAAACAGACGGCTTCACGCACGTTGTGCGTGACGAAGACGATGGTCTTACGGTGCTGACTCCAGATTCGTTGGATATCCCCGTACAGTTGTTCGCGTGTGAGGGCGTCGAGCGCACCGAAGGGTTCATCCATCAGGAGGACGGTGGGGGTCGGCGCCAGGGCCCGAGCCAAGGCAACGCGTTGTTTCATGCCGCCCGATAATTCGTGCACATTGGAATGCATGAATTTCTTGAGGCCGACAAGTTCAATGAAATATTCAGCCTTCTCGCGGCGCTCCGCCGCGCTCAGCCCAGTATTGAGCTTCAAGCCGAACAGTACGTTGCCGAGAACGGTCAGCCATGGAAACAACGCCGCCTCCTGAAACATCATGAGGCGGCGGGGTCCGGGGCCGACGATGGTTTTTCCGTCGGCCTGGACCAAGCCGCCATCCGGCCGCTCTAATCCGGCAATGATATTGAGCAACGTTGATTTACCGCAGCCACTGGGACCGACAAGACAGACGAACTCTCCTTCTGCAATGTGGAGCGTGACATCGTCAAGGGCGTGGACTTTCAGCGAACTGGTTTGAAACCACTTCGAGACATGTTCGAGGACGAGCTTGGAAGGTACGGTCTTGGCCGGATTGACTTCGGGAGCGGCCATCTTAGTTCAACCTTTCGATGAGTCGTGACAAGTCGGGGGCTGTGCGCATGAATCCCGCACGCTGGGCATTGGAGATGAAATGCTGATACTCATCCGGAGAGACGTCTGTGGTGAGCACGAGGCGTTTCCAGGCTTGGGCAATCAAGTCCGCCGGCGCCTCGGCTCGCGTCTCGGCGGCCAATTCCTGCCGGACCATCTGCTTGGCTTCATCAGGATGCGCGAGAATCCACTCG
This window harbors:
- a CDS encoding CopG family transcriptional regulator, with the translated sequence MKAKSLDKMFQDGKDITPHLALSKARRPGHEQRRVNVDFPNWIIESLDAQASRLGVTRQSIIKMWIAERLKEEVRKAS
- a CDS encoding DUF5069 domain-containing protein, which produces MMRYPRSPKVLLGGIAHLGRFIDKIRLRHEGQIQDYNYITVGFDKYLVDFLQIDPKAFEQLVLAGGTDEELLAWVRGNSRKPSEEEISQWSQGLLSSGPKDDAARQRFQGRLQEVATKRGVAVGSLPPVSTWADVIELDEGRL
- a CDS encoding response regulator, with amino-acid sequence MPGPQDTAPQSASPTILVVDDEPSITKLCRAILQQAGFTVLVTDDSSDALKLCTQYEGPIDLLLTDLVLPPQGFQLASSSNQFPHVHGHELAVRALHIRKDLRVILMSGNIDHDLAGYGIRRGDLPFLPKPFEQQALVALIRQALQAPPPSAENIAGLAVRQTGIPQVGDGWAD
- a CDS encoding PilZ domain-containing protein yields the protein MQPRCRPRVPVGYPASIQSDTGAGEGVLLDLSPTGCKIRSNIALSAGAYVALQIAVAHEPIPLAVEVSVVRWCKDGHCGVEFLRYSQGDRERVTELVGVLPQPAIHTPPHHAASTLSAVSS
- a CDS encoding ABC transporter permease, with the translated sequence MIARWLAASLFFLLLVVAWYLAVEAHIWSPLLLPSPLSVFGYLRSAAEDGTLLEATWVTVQRLLIGYGLGILAGLPLGLLTASSRWCQDTIGVLALGLQTLPSVCWVPLALLWFGQTEASLLFVVVMGTLWSLIIATDNGVRTIPPIYTRAARSMGSTGLHTWTHVVLPAALPFLLSGMKQGWAFAWRSLMAAEIFVTILTGFGLGHLLHYGRELSAMDQVIGVMLVIVIIGLAVDKTLFAPIERFLHRRWGTERQ
- a CDS encoding HigA family addiction module antidote protein, which codes for MAMHNPPHPGEFIIQAYLEPNNLSGRELAGKLGVAASTLNRILTGTSRISPEMALRLSKALGRTPESWLAMQYNHDLWRARQHVKLGKVGKVRLTAA
- a CDS encoding NFACT family protein; its protein translation is MALTATEISKVLGEIAPVLVGSWIQKIYQPTDRAFVLEVRAPGRTHRLLISCHSESARLHFTTSTFQNPPTPPPFCQFLRAHLQGSHIDQIEQIHEDRIVQLTLTTKEGPYRLLLELTGKTANLLVLDEAGHIWRDLNGLKGSAGQLYVPPAHQQREARHSTCVRFTQNIPELPFPLSAAIDAHYRKVEAASVAETMRNTRAAVLRKSIKKLRRRIEAWHEDLAKAEQYKPYARYGELIKSNLGTIRKGQTNVTLVDYFDEELPNLTIPLDQAKTPQGNMDDYFRKHRKHLAAERELLPRIETGQKELELLRAELTAIEQGTWQAPKKPLPIMRKRNLTRAGREKGPREQRQGPFRRFTSSDGLAIYVGRNARENDELTFGLAKSDDLWLHARGTPGSHVVVRLEKGSDPPPETIRDAATLALLYSDLKKSGKGEIIYTRRKWVKKAKGQAPGAVTVTQEKSLHVNLEKKRLEALKTRSTQE
- a CDS encoding ABC transporter ATP-binding protein, which codes for MAAPEVNPAKTVPSKLVLEHVSKWFQTSSLKVHALDDVTLHIAEGEFVCLVGPSGCGKSTLLNIIAGLERPDGGLVQADGKTIVGPGPRRLMMFQEAALFPWLTVLGNVLFGLKLNTGLSAAERREKAEYFIELVGLKKFMHSNVHELSGGMKQRVALARALAPTPTVLLMDEPFGALDALTREQLYGDIQRIWSQHRKTIVFVTHNVREAVCLGDRVILFSPNPGRIREEFAIPLPRPRDINSVDLARYSTEITRILKGYVQTEVAG
- a CDS encoding type II toxin-antitoxin system RelE/ParE family toxin, whose amino-acid sequence is MIQSFRHKGLRKFFESGSAAGIQPHHSKRLRMLLAALDTALSIEDMSVPGFRLHPLKGSERGRWSVWVNGSWRLTFTFKDGHAYVLDYEDYH
- a CDS encoding PilZ domain-containing protein gives rise to the protein MRTSVQSSDAEVVMASSHYSRTYHRFPLRYPVIFGGAPFVGEGILNNLSLMGCSIRCDREVLCGSEVRVSVLLPNQKPTLSIELGTIKWVQGNEFGVEFLRLPFEARQRLNSALRIELIHLLKARSDRSEVPELLNRIG